The following coding sequences lie in one Rutidosis leptorrhynchoides isolate AG116_Rl617_1_P2 chromosome 6, CSIRO_AGI_Rlap_v1, whole genome shotgun sequence genomic window:
- the LOC139853876 gene encoding uncharacterized protein has protein sequence MQHKFTQPNFLQDMIAKFCADNTDTRTKKATEITTAADKFVQHISDYPIVTPPIVPATLGVYSGLIDPLDFLQRFEGVVSTYNWDEPVACRVFPMVLQGSAMEWFHSLQARSIIGFIDLRDKFLLHFQNLLPQKKTYIECHDIKPGSKETLSALLTRYIYECQKIPSLNEDQKVSGFLHAINPQRHLTLVRRLRRDVPPTFAKVQQETYDYLRGGEDSTITPACGWGKEKSWRDDNDSFRDGNGDNYRGNGFPRKNGGGGYPRNDRFQDYGHDTNRCRDLPELIAKAYEQGKLDHLIAQGTASTANAIIVPTEANAPNIPNVAERKAPAVKNLGVKMIVSWKCPSIIFPPASLTANVDKPVVVSCRIANTGIMVMKVHVDTDSSVDVMYEQCFSKLPTNIQALMKPTAVSLAGFSGESTWPVVQLELQMKLVDDCDESLRHQALLNLYIMRNQSRFNMILGTALRMFGAIPSTIHGMVKFFANKGIGTLTSAEEEPFCAMIMASENIGVEGHSIHSE, from the exons atgcaacataagtttacACAACCGAATTTTTTACAAGATATGATCGCCAAGTTTTGTGCAGACAATActgatactcgcacaaaaaaggcCACTGAAATCACCACTGCTGCAGACAAGTTTGTCCAGcatatttctgattatccaatTGTTACACCGCCTATAGTGCCAGCGACGTTGGGAGTTTATTCAGGGTTAATTGACCCCTTGGACTTTTTGCAGCGATTTGAAGGTGTGGTAAGCACCTATAATTGGGATGAACCGGTTGCGTGTAGAGTATTTCCTATGGTCTTGCAAGGATCCGCTATGGAGTGGTTTCATAGCCTGCAAGCTCGCAGTATCATTGGTTTCATTGATCTTCGCGATAAGTTTTTgttgcattttcagaatcttttaccGCAGAAGAAGACGTATATAGAATGTCATGATATTAAACCAGGCAGCAAAGAAACTCTGAGCGCGttacttacgcggtacatttaTGAGTGTCAAAAGATACCAAGTTTGAATGAAGACCAAAAAGTTTCtggttttttgcatgctattaacccaCAGCGACATCTGACGCTTGTGCGAAGATTGCGAAGAGATGTTCCGCCAACTTTCGCTAAAGTTCAGCAGGAAACATATGACTATCTCCGTGGTGGAGAAGATAGCACTATAACTCCTGCATGTGGATGGGGTAAGGAAAAAAGTTGGCGGGATGACAATGATTCTTTTCGCGATGGCAACGGTGATAATTACCGCGGTAATGGTTTTCCGCGGAAAAATGGCGGCGGCGGTTACCCGCGAAATGATAGGTTTCAAG attatggtcatgacaccaatcgctgTAGAGACTTACCGGAACTGATCGCGAAGGCATATgagcaaggcaagctggaccatttaatcgcgCAGGGTACTGCCAGTACTGCGAATGCGATTATAGTGCCTACAGAAGCCAATGCTCCAAATATACCAAACGTGGCTGAGCGAAAGGCTCCCGCGGTGAAAAATCTGGGAGTAAAGATG ATTGTAAGTTGGAAATGTCCTTCTATTATTTTTCCTCCTGCAAGTCTGACCGCGAATGTTGATAAACCAGTGGTAGTTTCATGCCGCATTGCAAATACTGGAATTATGGTCATGAAGGTACATGTGGATACTGATAGCAGTGTAGATGTTATGTACGAACAATGTTTTAGCAAACTACCCACAAATATCCAGGCTTTGATGAAACCAactgcggtttcacttgctggATTTTCAGGAGAGTCAACTTGGCCTGTTGTCCAGTTGGAATTGCAAATGAAACTAGTTGATGATTGCGATGAGTCGCTGAGACACCAAGCCTTGTTGAATTTGTATATAATGCGTAATCAGTCGCGATTTAATATGATACTTGGGactgctttgcgcatgtttggcgccaTCCCTTCTACTATACATGGAATGGTTAAATTTTTTGCTAATAAGGGAATTGGCACGCTCACTTCTGCAGAAGAAGAGCCGTTTTGCGCTATGATTATGGCAAGTGAAAATATAGGTGTTGAGGGGCATTCAATCCACTCTGAATAA